The Geobacter metallireducens GS-15 region ATTTTTTAAACGCTATTTACAGCTGCCTACGCCCGGTGCCCCACCGGAGTAAGGGCACCGGGCGCGCTGCCGTTACTTCTGCGCCGTCGGCATGAGGCTCTCGATCAGCTCCTCGGTCCAGGGCGTCCCCTTGGCCAGACCCTGGCGCAACTTCACAAAGTCGATCTCGCGGCCGGTCTCCTTGGTCCCCTCGTTGAAGGCCCGGAAGCCGGTGCGGGCCTCATTCATCATGTTGAGGGCCAGCCAGGCGCGGGAGTTTTCCTTGTTGAGGTTCCATGCATGGAGCTTCGGCTTGCGCAGCTCCTCCAGGCTCTTGGTCATGCACTCCGGGAAGGTCTCCAGCAGCTTCGTGCAGAGCGACTCAACCTTCTCGTCCAGCAGACTGAGATCAATCTCCCCTTCCTTGATCTGCCCCTGCCCTTCCTTGAAGGCGGCGCCGGCCTTGAACTCGCCATGAACGACCCGGCCGTACTCGTCCAGATAACGGTCGGTGACCACGGTCGGGTTGGCGACGAATTTGCCACCCACCTTGAGGGCCGGCACCACGTCACAGATGATCCCCAGGCGGGCGGCCTTGTGGGCCGAGAACGGCTCGCACAGCGTACCGGACACCATGGCCTGCTCGCAGCCGACCATCAGCGGCAGGAAATCGGTCGCCCCGCCGATGGCGGCAGAGCCATGCTTGGGACCGGCCTGACCGAAGTTGGCCAGGTCCTGGGCGATGGAGAAGTCGCAGGCCATGCCGATTTCCTGGCCGCCGCCGATCCGCATCCCGTTCACCCGGCTGATCACCGCCTTGTCGCAGCCGAGGATGGCGGAGACCATGTCGTTGAACAGCCGCATGTACTGGCGATACTCTTGGGGGTTACCGGCATAGTACTCTGCGTATTCCTTGGTATTGCCGCCGGTGCAGAACGCCTTGTCGCCAACACCGGTGAAGACCACGGCATTCACGGAGCGGTCGACCGAGGCCCGCCGGAAGGCGAGGATGATTGCCTTGACCATGTCAGTGGTGTAGGAGTTGTACTGCTTGGGGTTGTCCAGGATGATCCAGGCGTTGTAAATCCCCTCTGCCACACTGCCGTCATGACGCTTTGCCGGCCGCTTCTCGTACTTCACCATGCCGTCGCAGAGGCTCTCAACCTCACGGTCGATCAAATTGTGGTCGTTCAGGTGCCCCGGTGCGGTTCTTGCGATTATCTCGTCTGTTCTCGCCATTGCTTTTCCTCCCCCGTTGGATATTTTCGTACAAGCCCTACTATTCAAAACAACGTTTCATGCTCTATTTATGTAAATTAGTACTTCATTACCGATTTACTGTCAAGCACTTTTTTCTTCACGCTCCGGCCACGTCGGTGCCACCTGAAGCGGAATCGTGAAATTACCGGATGTTGTGGAGAAGTTCGGGGAATCGGGAGAAAACCTGGTGTGAGCACGGCGTCACACATTCATGATTTTTAATTTCTATTTCATCAAAAGTTGCGTATAGTTGCCGAAATTCCCTGCCCCGAGAGAACAATGAAAACCCGCCTCATTCTCAAACCCGGTCAACGTGGCACCAAACGTCTCTCCGATAAATACGGCGACAACCTTGTCTGTGTGCGCTTCAGATATGATGCTGCAACTCGACAACGGATCAAAACGGTTGAACTTATTGTCGAGCGCATAGACTGGAACCCACCACCAGAGAAATTTTCCGCAGATACCCTTGTTGCGGTAAAAATTGAAGGCTATGAAATCGACCACCGTAAAAAGATCAAAGAAGCCGGAGGGAAATGGAACCCGGACAAGCGTCTCTGGTACGTCAGATATGGCGCAATTGCGGGAACAGAACTAGAAAAGCATATATATGTAGATACAACAGGATAAGTGGCGAAACGTATCGAAGCATCTATATGTAAATGCATCACAGTCATATACCGGTAGATGCAAGCATCTACATATATATGCAGGCATCTACCGTTAGATGCATTACTCTAACTGCTCAATAACGGGTTACCGAATAAAAAACAGACTGCTCGGACCCAATCTGATCCGGAGGATTACAAATGGGAAAATCTGAAATGCTGAGAGAGGTGCTGCTTAAAGAATATGACACTATGCGAACAGAGATTAGATTGTATATTGGTAAATACTACATCGCCATAACGCTAATTTATACCATATTATCAGCTGGATTATTAAAAGAAAATCCGACCGAAAACAATGGGATGATATATATATGGATACCCTACATAATAGCTGCCATCATCGGCTTTATGACAATGATAACGTTTTACGTTAGCAAGATGGTTGGATACGTCCGCCTCATCGAACTTAGGATTGCCAAGAGCTTCGGTACAGAACCACCCCAAAATAAAGCAGCGGTTCCTAAGAAAATACTGCTAGCACCTCTGTTCTGGGAATCTACTTACGCAGATATCGACATGAATCGTGATAGCGGAAGGCAATTAGTAAGTCCATTCTTTCTATCAGTATCTGTAATGGTAATATCTGCTTTGACAGCCTTAGCAGGTTGTTGAAAAACTAAACCTTTTTGATTCAATAAGTTAGCGAACTGTGCTATATTTTTACGCGTAACAATCTGAATTTACAGGAGAAAAGTTATGCGCGGCGCCGAGACAAAAACCGAAGCTCTGTTCTGTTATCTCTCCCCTGAGTCGTACGTCCCGAAGGACCACCCCTTGCGGTCGATCAGGGCGATGGTGGATAAGGCCCTTGCAGAGCTCAGCCCGCAATTCGAGGCCATGTACTCCCACACCGGCCGGCCCTCGATTCCTCCTGAGCAGTTGCTTAAAGCACTTCTGCTTCAGGCGCTGTACACCATCAGGAGTAACCGTCTGCTGGTGGAGCAGATCAGCTACAGCATCCTGTTCCGCTGGTTTGTGGGATTGGCCCTGGACGAGAAGGTCTGGGACCACTCCTCGTTTTCCACCAACCTGGAGCGGTTGATCGATACCGACGTGGCACGGCTGCTCTTGGCAAAAGTAGTTGAGCAGGCCCGAAGGGCAAAGCTGTTGTCCGACGAGCACTTCAGCGTTGACGGCACCCTCAT contains the following coding sequences:
- the oah gene encoding 6-oxocyclohex-1-ene-1-carbonyl-CoA hydratase, whose amino-acid sequence is MARTDEIIARTAPGHLNDHNLIDREVESLCDGMVKYEKRPAKRHDGSVAEGIYNAWIILDNPKQYNSYTTDMVKAIILAFRRASVDRSVNAVVFTGVGDKAFCTGGNTKEYAEYYAGNPQEYRQYMRLFNDMVSAILGCDKAVISRVNGMRIGGGQEIGMACDFSIAQDLANFGQAGPKHGSAAIGGATDFLPLMVGCEQAMVSGTLCEPFSAHKAARLGIICDVVPALKVGGKFVANPTVVTDRYLDEYGRVVHGEFKAGAAFKEGQGQIKEGEIDLSLLDEKVESLCTKLLETFPECMTKSLEELRKPKLHAWNLNKENSRAWLALNMMNEARTGFRAFNEGTKETGREIDFVKLRQGLAKGTPWTEELIESLMPTAQK